A window of Desulfopila inferna contains these coding sequences:
- a CDS encoding extracellular solute-binding protein, which translates to MSIVTKEKLDRVYDAYKSGNLSRRDFLKYLTMAGATIGLMGSPFGKMLGNAQAAESIRFDGWGGSTSEAFRKYAFEPFTEATGIKVIDGEFGDMDSYLTRVKASYPPGGEFNIAHLSAVFDYARYVDLGFSTELDEAKIPNLDLVMKAMIKPLRDITGGTLSAVPYDLGQTGIAYNTTKISKEKAEKMGASLLWDKELKGKLGSWGGDFRTNMWYAALHTGQSPNNMTDIDAIWAALREQRDLMKKYWSSGAELMSLLANEEIYATSAWSGRIAALQQEGHPIGYLSPKGTYSWMEYLFVLKGTDLEVAQQLLNFMLEPEAAIAVAEGQNYPPSLDPTKVELPESIKKLPAFDPTGTLEGYLFAEPEYWNAHQLEWTEKWDRIKAGS; encoded by the coding sequence ATGTCAATCGTTACCAAGGAAAAATTGGATCGTGTCTATGATGCCTACAAAAGCGGTAATCTCAGCCGCCGAGACTTTCTCAAATACCTTACCATGGCAGGCGCCACCATCGGCCTGATGGGAAGTCCTTTCGGCAAGATGCTCGGCAATGCCCAGGCAGCGGAATCCATCAGATTCGACGGCTGGGGTGGAAGTACCTCAGAGGCATTCCGCAAATACGCCTTTGAGCCCTTCACCGAAGCTACCGGCATCAAGGTAATCGACGGCGAGTTCGGTGACATGGACTCGTATCTCACCAGGGTCAAGGCCTCTTATCCACCGGGCGGTGAATTTAATATCGCCCACCTCAGTGCCGTCTTCGATTACGCCCGTTATGTCGATCTGGGATTCTCCACGGAACTGGACGAGGCGAAAATCCCCAACCTGGATCTGGTGATGAAAGCCATGATCAAGCCGCTACGCGATATTACCGGCGGCACTCTGTCTGCTGTCCCCTATGATCTCGGTCAGACAGGCATCGCCTACAACACCACCAAGATAAGCAAGGAAAAGGCTGAAAAAATGGGCGCCTCCCTGCTCTGGGACAAGGAACTCAAAGGCAAGCTGGGCAGCTGGGGCGGCGACTTCAGGACCAATATGTGGTATGCCGCGCTGCACACCGGTCAAAGTCCAAACAACATGACCGATATCGATGCCATCTGGGCAGCCCTGCGTGAACAGCGCGATCTGATGAAAAAATACTGGAGCTCAGGAGCCGAACTCATGAGTCTGCTGGCCAACGAGGAAATCTACGCCACCTCCGCCTGGTCCGGCAGGATCGCCGCTCTGCAGCAGGAAGGACATCCCATCGGCTACCTCTCTCCGAAAGGCACCTACTCCTGGATGGAATATCTTTTTGTGCTCAAGGGGACAGACCTTGAAGTTGCTCAGCAGCTGCTTAACTTCATGCTCGAGCCGGAAGCCGCCATCGCCGTGGCCGAGGGACAGAACTATCCGCCGAGCCTCGATCCCACCAAGGTTGAATTGCCGGAGAGTATCAAGAAACTTCCGGCCTTTGATCCAACCGGTACACTGGAAGGGTATCTTTTCGCCGAACCTGAATACTGGAATGCGCACCAGTTGGAATGGACGGAAAAATGGGACCGCATCAAGGCAGGCAGCTGA
- a CDS encoding ABC transporter ATP-binding protein has translation MATGKKQPIVEFRGIMKRFDNIVAVEKMDFDIEEGSLVTLLGPSGCGKTTLLRMVAGLEDPTEGDIFIKGKRINDTPIHKRNLGMIFQNYALFPHKNIFDNVAFGLKYRNVSKDEIREKVARALEMVRLPNVENRMPSQLSGGQQQRIAMARAIVIEPDVLLMDEPLSALDENLREEMRREVDNLQELLGVTTIFVTHDQREALSMSDKILVMKEGRKQQEGDPQTVYNEPINHFVADFLGHSNFIKGEIVEVEKEHVRVKIETGDLLIADNKNMFSQGDRVELVVRAQRFDLYPMEEFDATEGMNAFEGKIKDRSYMGGEVSYFIELGGGREIHIISMMRTRIYNVGEKVSVEVAPHHCHLIPIE, from the coding sequence GTGGCAACCGGCAAGAAACAGCCTATTGTGGAATTCAGAGGCATAATGAAACGGTTCGACAATATCGTCGCCGTTGAAAAGATGGATTTTGATATCGAGGAAGGCAGCCTGGTAACCCTGCTAGGACCTTCCGGCTGCGGCAAGACTACACTGCTGCGCATGGTGGCTGGTCTTGAGGATCCCACCGAGGGCGATATCTTCATCAAGGGAAAACGGATCAACGATACTCCGATCCATAAGCGCAATCTCGGCATGATCTTTCAGAACTATGCTCTTTTTCCCCATAAGAACATCTTTGACAATGTGGCCTTCGGCCTGAAATACCGCAATGTATCAAAGGATGAGATCCGGGAAAAGGTGGCCAGAGCTTTGGAAATGGTCCGCCTTCCCAACGTGGAAAATCGTATGCCCAGCCAACTCTCCGGCGGCCAGCAGCAGCGTATTGCCATGGCGCGCGCCATTGTCATCGAACCGGATGTCCTGCTCATGGACGAGCCGCTCTCAGCTCTTGACGAAAATCTGCGCGAAGAGATGCGCCGAGAGGTCGACAACCTCCAGGAACTGCTGGGCGTGACCACCATATTCGTCACCCACGATCAGCGCGAAGCCCTGTCCATGTCCGACAAAATCCTGGTGATGAAAGAGGGGCGCAAACAGCAGGAAGGCGATCCGCAGACGGTGTACAACGAACCGATCAATCATTTTGTCGCCGATTTCCTGGGGCACTCCAACTTTATCAAAGGCGAGATTGTCGAGGTTGAAAAAGAGCATGTCCGGGTCAAGATTGAAACAGGCGACCTGCTTATCGCCGACAACAAAAATATGTTCAGCCAGGGAGATCGGGTTGAGTTGGTGGTCCGGGCGCAGCGCTTCGATCTTTACCCCATGGAGGAGTTTGACGCTACTGAAGGAATGAATGCCTTCGAGGGCAAGATCAAGGATCGCAGCTATATGGGCGGTGAGGTCAGCTATTTTATCGAACTCGGCGGCGGTCGGGAGATCCATATCATCAGTATGATGAGAACCAGAATCTATAATGTCGGGGAGAAGGTCAGTGTCGAGGTAGCACCGCACCATTGCCATCTCATTCCCATTGAATGA
- a CDS encoding proline racemase family protein, with product MLNLEQAVQGFTGRYSNFLRTIDSHTQGEPTRLLLGGVDLPGKTIAEKRDIFAARHNNIRMLLTCEPRGHRDMFAAMVTEPVSPEALFGLIYMDARRFPYLCGHATIGAVTTLVETGAIEVDNGDTVITIDTPSGPLQAHAHIRDGRVESVGLEMVPSFVSQTGSLLYIPEFGEISIDLVYVGGFFAMVSAADIGIDLIPANSNKLISLGMEIIEAANRTLEVRHPQRPEVKTVDVVEFYAEDGKGGEGRGTSVVIYGQSHMDRSPCGTGTTAKMTLLHHKGKLKPGQVYRNSSPLGTVFEGEIIRLEKIGNFEGIVALVRGSAVMTGSHQFVIDPQDPFPEGFLL from the coding sequence ATGCTCAACCTGGAGCAGGCCGTGCAGGGATTTACCGGCCGTTATTCAAATTTTCTGCGGACCATCGACTCGCACACCCAGGGCGAGCCGACCCGGCTACTGCTCGGCGGCGTCGATCTGCCGGGAAAAACCATCGCCGAAAAACGGGATATTTTCGCTGCCCGCCACAACAATATACGTATGCTGCTGACCTGCGAACCCCGTGGCCACCGCGACATGTTTGCTGCCATGGTCACCGAGCCGGTCAGCCCGGAAGCGCTGTTCGGGCTGATCTATATGGACGCCAGGCGCTTTCCCTATCTCTGCGGTCATGCCACTATCGGTGCGGTCACAACGCTGGTGGAAACGGGAGCCATCGAGGTGGATAACGGCGACACGGTTATCACTATCGATACTCCCTCCGGTCCCTTGCAGGCCCATGCCCATATCCGCGACGGCCGGGTCGAGTCCGTCGGCCTGGAGATGGTGCCCTCCTTTGTCTCCCAGACCGGCAGCCTCCTGTACATCCCCGAGTTCGGTGAGATCAGCATCGATCTTGTCTATGTCGGCGGCTTCTTTGCCATGGTGTCGGCGGCCGACATCGGCATCGATCTTATTCCCGCCAACAGCAACAAACTCATCTCCCTGGGCATGGAGATAATCGAGGCGGCCAACCGCACGCTTGAAGTCCGCCATCCTCAGCGGCCCGAGGTCAAGACCGTTGACGTTGTCGAATTCTATGCCGAGGACGGCAAAGGCGGCGAAGGACGCGGCACCAGCGTGGTCATCTACGGGCAGTCGCATATGGACCGCTCGCCCTGCGGCACCGGTACCACCGCCAAAATGACCTTGCTCCACCATAAGGGCAAACTGAAACCCGGGCAGGTTTACCGAAACAGCAGCCCGCTGGGCACGGTTTTCGAAGGTGAGATAATCCGGCTGGAGAAGATCGGCAATTTCGAGGGCATCGTGGCCCTGGTCAGGGGAAGCGCGGTGATGACCGGATCCCATCAGTTTGTCATCGATCCGCAGGATCCTTTTCCGGAGGGTTTCCTGCTGTGA